In Carya illinoinensis cultivar Pawnee chromosome 7, C.illinoinensisPawnee_v1, whole genome shotgun sequence, the following are encoded in one genomic region:
- the LOC122316535 gene encoding 60S ribosomal protein L22-2-like encodes MSRGAAAVGPKGKKKGATFVIDCAKPVEDKIMDIASLEKFLQERIKVGGKAGALGESITVVREKSKISVTSDSNFSKRYLKYLTKKYLKKHNVRDWLRVIASNKDRNVYELRYFNIAENEGEEED; translated from the exons ATGAGCCGCGGGGCAGCAGCGGTGGGACCGAAGGGGAAGAAGAAGGGAGCCACGTTCGTGATTGACTGCGCGAAGCCGGTTGAGGATAAGATCATGGACATCGCCTCACTTGAGAAGTTCCTCCAGGAGAGGATCAAGGTCGGAGGCAAGGCCGGCGCTCTCGGTGAATCCATCACCGTCGTCCGCGAAAAGAGCAAAATCTCCGTCACCTCTGACAGCAACTTCTCTAAAAG GTATCTCAAGTACTTGACTAAGAAGTACTTGAAGAAGCACAATGTGAGGGACTGGCTTCGGGTGATTGCTTCCAACAAGGACAGGAATGTTTATGAATTGAGATACTTCAACATTGCCGAGAATGAGGGTGAGGAGGAAGACTGA